Within the Clostridium scatologenes genome, the region TAAGTTCACTAGCACCTAATGTTCTTGCAGCGTTTTCACAGACTTTGTCCATATTTATGAAAGCAGCTTTGCAGCTTTGGTACATTAAAGGAAGAGAAACAACAAAGGAAGCTATACAAGCGGCAGTTAGGGTAAAGATTATGCTTTTATTAAACATATTTAGAATAATCTTACCAATAAAACCATATTTACCCAATATCACTAAAAGACCATATCCTACAACTGAAGGCGGTAATACCATAGGTAAAATTACTAAAACTTCTAGAACATCTTTACCCTTAAAGTCGTATTTTGTAAATATTCTAGCTAAAGCAATTCCTACTATACATGTAAAAATTGTGGAAACTAAAGAAACTTTTAATGAAATAATTATTGGACTTAGTATCATATGTAACAACCCACTTCTGTTTATTTTTCAATTCGTTATACTAATAATAGTTTAACGCAATAATCTTTTCATGTAAACAATTAAATTTGTACCAAAGCTGATATATATAAATTCCATCACTTTTTATTGAAAGAACATTGGATGATTTCAATTTCATATGATTCTAAGAATTACTTGGTTTTGAAAAAGTTCCATATACAACAGGTTTATAATTACTTATCATAATTTTACCTTTGCATATAACAGTATTCAGGTTTAATTTTTTATCTAATATTAATAGATCAGCATCAAAGCCTTCAGAAACTTTACCTTTATTTTCAAACTTTAAAAACTTAGCAGGTGAAGAAGTTAAAGGAATAAGAGACTCTTCCATTGATATACCATTTTCTATACATTGTTTTATGGTTTCCATATTTGTAGATGGTAAGCCTATTTTTAAAGAAAGTAGCTTGCCATTTTCATCAAATATAGGCATACTTCCTCCGGAATCGGAACTCATAGTAATATGATAAGGTGATATATTTTCTTTAAGCATGGTTTTATAAACATCAAAAGCAAATAATGCAGCATCTCCTTCAGGTTTAATACCTGTAGTTATGTCAATAAAACCCCCATTTTTAGCATACTCTATAGAGTGTTTAAATACTAATGGATTCCTATTTACATGTGTAGGAAGTAAATTTTCATAGGGTATTTCTGAATCTTCTATTATGTTAAATACAGGAGTAAGTCCTTTTTTTCCATCACCTACATGTATATGTAAAATACCACATTTACCAGATAACATACCGCCAACTCTAGATTCAGAAGCTAGATGAATTAAATCTTCAGAAGATGGATTACTGCTTCTATGATCAGATACAGCAATTTCACCCACACCTATTATTTTATCTACTAAAATGATGTCTCCTCTGGCACTATCTGTTATTGTTCTTGTAGGCATTTCATAACATCCTGTCCAGCAGTGAGTACTAATACCTTCTGTTTCCAATGCTCTTGATTTTGCAAGTAAGTTTCCCATACTTCGTGTAATTCCATCAGTTCCTAACAATCCAACACAGGTAGTAATTCCGTTGGAAGTAAAGTCTGTAAGGTTGAGTTCAGGAGCTCTTGTGGTAAATCCACCTTCACCACCACCACCAATGATATGAACATGGAGATCAATTAGGCCAGGTGTCAAAGTAAGGCCATCACCATCAATTATTTGGATTTCAGGAAAGTTTTTGTTTGGAACTTGCATATTTTTTGCTATATAAGCTATTTTGTCAAAGCATATTAAAACATCGTTTTTACCTAAGTATTCTGGTGAGTAAATTTCTATATTTTTTATCAATATCATAATTAACATCTCCTTTTGAACTAATTAGGAAATATGCTTATATTATTACTTATTATGTGTTAAAATATACTGTATTAGATGAAGCTGTTTTGTAAATTGAGAATTTTTGTTGTAATATTATGAAGTAGCTTCGGTTAACTATTTCAATGCTTTTTAGGAGGATATCATGTTTTTTATAGGAATATTTGGGGTAGAGGATAAGCAAAAGCAGATAAAAGACATAAACACTATAAATTGTAAGAATTGTAATGGTATTAGACATATATTAATAAAACAATATTCTTTTTTTCACATATTTTTTATACCAATTTTTAAATGGAATATAAGATATTTATTAATATGCAATAATTGCAATACTATTTATGAAATACCTAAAGAAAAAGGTATAAGGGCAGAAAATGGAGAAGATTCAGCTATTACTTATTGGGATTTAAAAATTATAGGAAATTATAATGGAGCACAGGCACAACTAAGATGTAGTAGATGCGGGAGGGGAATAGATTCTAATTTTGAATTTTGTCCTTACTGTGGAGAAAGATTAAGATATTAATGAAAAAATTACAAAAAATGTTGACATATAAAGAAAAATATATTATTATAATGCATGTAGTCGAAATGCTAAAGAAAAAACCTAATGTACAAAAGAAAAAATACGAGGCCCCTTGGTCAAGCGGTTAAGACACCACCCTTTCACGGTGGTAACAGGAGTTCGAGTCTCCTAGGGGTCACCATTAGTTAAAATATCAGTGTATTAAAATTTAATGCACTGATATTTTTTTATGCTTAAGTTTATTTTAGGTAACAGTTTTTTACCTCCAAAGTGTCCTTATAAAACTGAAGTAGCAAAGGTATATAAATACTGTTGTTGCTAATAATAGTTTTTTATAATGAGTAGAAATTTTTTAGATCAAATGATTCTTAGACTCAGGTGGAGTTTCGGGTAAAGAAAGTTGGGGGATTGGCAATGGTAGCTATGGGATAAAGCTTTGCAGATAGTTTATAATTCAGGTAAAAGCAGTGTTGTTATTAAAATTGTATATCAATTTATTATTTTTATTTAAAAAAATTTTTGAACCTTTTTTGTATATAGTGTCTCTTATATAATAGGTGCACCTAGAAAGGAAGTTGATGACGTGGATGAAATCAGTTTAATACAACGATGTAAAGAGGGCGATATGGAGGCGTTTAACACTTTATTTAACCAATATAGTAATAAAGCAATTAGGACAGTATATCTTATAATTGGACGAAATGACATAGCAGAAGATATTGTACAAGAGGCTTTTATAAAGTGTTATGAAGAAATTAAAAGTTTGAAAAATACTGAAGCCTTTCAGTCTTGGTTTTATCGCTTACTTACAAGGATAGTTTGGCGTTATTGTTCAAAGGAAAAAAATTATTTACATACAGAAAGTATGGATGATAATAATAGAAATACAATTGCAGATAGTTTAGTACTATCTGATATAGCTGAAAAAGATGAAATTAAAAGGTTTATAAATGAAGCTATTGATAAATTAAGTGTACCCTTAAAAACAACTGTAATTCTTTATTATTATAATGAATTGTCCATTAAAGAAATATCAAAAATTTTGGGATGTTTTCAAGGTACAGTTAAATCAAGACTTCACAATGCTAGAAAGCTTTTACAAAAGGAGTTGAAAAGTAAAAAGTTTGAAGGATATTATTTTTATAATGGTTCAGATGGAAAGGAGCAAGATAAAAATGTCAAAGCAACAACAATTTGATGATATAGTAAAATCAGCTTTAGTAGGTAAAGCTGAAAAAGTATCTACATCAGAGAATATGTTTGAAAATATAAAAAATGGAATTCAATTAGATAGAAATAAAAAAATATTTAATTTAAAGGAAAGGTTACCATATTTTAATTTAAAAAAGTCTGTGATTACAGCAGCATGCTGTATGTTTGTAGCTGCAGGGGCAGTTTTTGCAATTTTTCCTAATGCTACAGTTTCGGCTCTTCAAAGTATAGAAGAATATGCTAATGGATATATAGGTATGAAAAGTTATGATAAAGTACCATCAAGTGACAAATTAAAAAAGGATTTAGGTTACGATGCAAAAATACCAGCAGTGCTTTCAGAAGGATACAAATTAATTGATGCTGAAATAACTGGTCATATTGATGGCGCAACCCCAGATAAACAATATGATAAAAAACAAGCAGAATGCATATATTCAAAGAATAACAGTAAAAAAGAAAGCGTGGACTTAAGTATTTGGAAAGTTGGAGCAAAAAAAGACCCACTAATATATAAAAATGCTAAAGCTGTAGCTGTTGGTAATATTAGTGCATATTGGGCAGAATATGTTGTTCATATAGTACCTGATAATGTTAAATTAACAAAAGATCAGGTTGCTAAAGAAAATAAAGCTTGCAAGAGTGGGAAAGAAATATTATCTTATGTTAGTAGTGATGATGATACAAATCTTAAAGAAGAATTTAAAACTAAACATTCATTAAAATGGACACAAAACAATGTGAATTATCAACTTACTGATGAAAATAATAAATTGAGTTTTGAAGAAATGTCAAAAATAGCTGAGAGCATAATAAATTCAAAGTAAAATTAATTTCAATGAAGCATAAGCGTTATACAACATAATAAAGAATTTAATAAATGTTAGTTTGGATTTTAAATTATTATAGTAATGTTTATGTATAAGCAAAATCCAAACTAGCAATTATTTATAATTAAATGCTTCTAGTAAATAAGATCATGTACAATTCAATATGTTTTTTTAATTTATAGTTTTTAATGTAAAAAAGAAGCAAACACCCTTTGATGTATTTTTAGCACCATAATTACTATTATGAAGCTCAAGGATTACTTTCGATATAGCAAGTCCAAGACCTGTTCCGCCAAACTTTTTATTTCGAGATTTTTCAACTCTATAGAAGGTTTCCCAAATTCTACTTATTTCAGCTTTGTTAATATTTTTACCAGAGTTTTTAATTGATATTTTTACGTAGGTTGTCATGTTTTCTAAGGACAACTC harbors:
- the modB gene encoding molybdate ABC transporter permease subunit — encoded protein: MILSPIIISLKVSLVSTIFTCIVGIALARIFTKYDFKGKDVLEVLVILPMVLPPSVVGYGLLVILGKYGFIGKIILNMFNKSIIFTLTAACIASFVVSLPLMYQSCKAAFINMDKVCENAARTLGASELKVFFKITLPLALPGIISGLVLSFARALGEFGATLMIAGNIPGKTQTIPTAIYFAVESGDNRTANILVLIVLIFSFTTIYSLNMWTKRNCK
- the iadA gene encoding beta-aspartyl-peptidase, which encodes MILIKNIEIYSPEYLGKNDVLICFDKIAYIAKNMQVPNKNFPEIQIIDGDGLTLTPGLIDLHVHIIGGGGEGGFTTRAPELNLTDFTSNGITTCVGLLGTDGITRSMGNLLAKSRALETEGISTHCWTGCYEMPTRTITDSARGDIILVDKIIGVGEIAVSDHRSSNPSSEDLIHLASESRVGGMLSGKCGILHIHVGDGKKGLTPVFNIIEDSEIPYENLLPTHVNRNPLVFKHSIEYAKNGGFIDITTGIKPEGDAALFAFDVYKTMLKENISPYHITMSSDSGGSMPIFDENGKLLSLKIGLPSTNMETIKQCIENGISMEESLIPLTSSPAKFLKFENKGKVSEGFDADLLILDKKLNLNTVICKGKIMISNYKPVVYGTFSKPSNS
- a CDS encoding zinc-ribbon domain-containing protein, translated to MFFIGIFGVEDKQKQIKDINTINCKNCNGIRHILIKQYSFFHIFFIPIFKWNIRYLLICNNCNTIYEIPKEKGIRAENGEDSAITYWDLKIIGNYNGAQAQLRCSRCGRGIDSNFEFCPYCGERLRY
- a CDS encoding RNA polymerase sigma factor → MDEISLIQRCKEGDMEAFNTLFNQYSNKAIRTVYLIIGRNDIAEDIVQEAFIKCYEEIKSLKNTEAFQSWFYRLLTRIVWRYCSKEKNYLHTESMDDNNRNTIADSLVLSDIAEKDEIKRFINEAIDKLSVPLKTTVILYYYNELSIKEISKILGCFQGTVKSRLHNARKLLQKELKSKKFEGYYFYNGSDGKEQDKNVKATTI